In Hypanus sabinus isolate sHypSab1 chromosome 17, sHypSab1.hap1, whole genome shotgun sequence, the following proteins share a genomic window:
- the LOC132406825 gene encoding uncharacterized protein K02A2.6-like, whose translation MPPISLWLLPLIRKAFFSCTLQGSEIRHSAVEKEAQAIVEAVRHWRHYLAGKRFTVLTDQHSVAFLFSNQQRGKIKNDKILRWRIELSTYTYDILYRPGRLNEPPDALSRGTCASTQLDQLYALHAQLCHPGVTRFYHFVKARNLPYSLEDIRTMTRDCQICAECKPHFYCPDTAQLVKATRPFERLSVDFKGPLPSTDRNVYFLSVIDEFSRFPFAIPCPDTTATSVIKALRQLFTLFGYPCYIHSDRGSSFMSEELRQYLLARGIATSRTTSYNPRGNGQVERENAKVWKATLLALKSKGLPVSRWQEVLPEALHSIHSLLCTSTNATPHERLSITHTET comes from the coding sequence atgcctccgatttcgctctggctgctacccttaatcaggaaggcattCTTTTCttgcaccctccaaggctccgaaattcggcactccgcggtggagaaagaagcccaggccatagtggaggctgttaggcactggaggcactatcttgctggcaaaagattcaccgtgctgaccgaccagcactcggttgcgttcctgttcagcaaccaacagcggggcaagatcaaaaatgataagattttgcggtggaggatagaactctccacctacacctatgatatcctgtaccggcctggcagactcaatgagccccctgatgccctatcccggggaacatgtgctagcacacagctcgaccagctgtacgcccttcatgcacaactttgccatccgggggtcacccgattttaccattttgtgaaagctcggaacctgccgtactccctggaggacatcaggacgatgaccagggactgccaaatttgcgccgagtgcaaaccgcacttctactgtcctgacacggcacaacttgtcaaggccacccgcccttttgaacgcctgagtgttgactttaagggcccccttccctccactgaccgcaatgtctattttctcagtgttattgacgagttctcacggttcccctttgccatcccctgccccgacaccactgccacgtccgtcataaaagccctgcgccagctcttcactctgttcgggtatccctgctatatccacagtgatagagggtcctcctttatgagtgaggagctgcgccagtacttgctagctaggggcattgctaccagtcggaccaccagttataatccccggggtaatggccaggtggagcgggagaatgccaaagtgtggaaggccacacttttagcccttaagtcaaaagggttgccggtctctcgatggcaggaggtcctccctgaggcactgcactctatccactCTCtattatgtacgtccaccaatgccacccctcacgaacgcctatcaataactcacactgagacgtag